In the genome of Halobacterium noricense, one region contains:
- a CDS encoding 30S ribosomal protein S8e — protein sequence MQYQGRSKRSKTGARLRPQSKKKKSKTGRSPTETTVGEQRFRTVDARGDNEKVRALSTNVANVATDDGAVRATIEDVVENGANPNYARRSIITKGAIIETDAGRARVTSRPGQDGQVNAVLVE from the coding sequence ATGCAATACCAAGGCCGCTCCAAGCGCTCGAAGACCGGCGCGCGACTCCGTCCCCAGAGCAAGAAGAAGAAGTCCAAGACGGGCCGCTCGCCCACGGAGACGACCGTCGGCGAACAGCGCTTCCGAACCGTCGACGCACGCGGCGACAACGAGAAGGTCCGCGCGCTCTCCACGAACGTCGCCAACGTCGCCACCGACGACGGCGCCGTCCGCGCCACCATCGAGGACGTCGTCGAAAACGGCGCGAACCCGAACTACGCCCGCCGGAGCATCATCACGAAGGGCGCCATCATCGAGACGGACGCCGGCCGCGCCCGCGTCACTTCGCGCCCCGGCCAGGACGGCCAGGTCAACGCGGTCCTCGTCGAGTAA
- a CDS encoding DMT family transporter, which translates to MNDARYLHAGLFVLLAVLWGFSFVAIKTGLSALPPVFFAALRFDVAVPLLLVFVAWRYGTWVPQSRADYAGITVGAVALIAGNNGFLFLGQQAITPAAASVMYGLNPILAPAFAFVLLDQRLDAVSLVGIAVGLVGVAIIVQPSPETLTSGSTIGQLSVLAAAAAVALGSVLLRRVDATLDSIPLTAWAMALGAALLHVVSVGIGESAADAVVTTPILYAVLVLGVLSTAVAYPIFFILIRRIGPVRTNLVAYAVPIFAAITAWILFGEGVTPSTAVGFLVVVTGVAVLERQVVREELGRVYQRISHVA; encoded by the coding sequence ATGAACGACGCTCGCTACCTGCACGCGGGGCTTTTCGTCCTGCTCGCGGTGCTGTGGGGGTTCTCGTTCGTCGCCATCAAGACCGGGCTGAGCGCGCTCCCGCCGGTGTTCTTCGCCGCGCTCCGGTTCGACGTCGCCGTTCCCCTCCTCCTGGTGTTCGTCGCGTGGCGCTACGGCACGTGGGTCCCGCAGAGTCGTGCCGACTACGCCGGCATCACCGTCGGCGCGGTCGCGCTTATTGCGGGGAACAACGGTTTCCTCTTCCTCGGCCAGCAGGCGATAACGCCGGCTGCCGCCTCCGTGATGTACGGCCTGAACCCGATTCTCGCGCCCGCGTTCGCGTTCGTCCTCCTCGACCAACGCCTCGACGCGGTCAGCCTCGTCGGCATCGCAGTCGGCTTGGTCGGCGTCGCCATCATCGTCCAGCCATCACCGGAGACGCTGACGTCCGGGTCGACCATCGGCCAGCTATCCGTGCTCGCCGCGGCGGCGGCGGTCGCGCTCGGGAGCGTGCTTCTGCGGCGCGTGGACGCCACCCTCGACAGCATCCCGCTGACTGCGTGGGCGATGGCACTCGGCGCTGCGCTCCTCCACGTGGTGAGCGTCGGCATCGGCGAGTCGGCGGCCGACGCCGTCGTCACGACGCCAATCCTCTACGCGGTGCTGGTGCTCGGCGTGCTCTCGACGGCCGTCGCCTACCCCATCTTCTTCATCCTCATCCGGAGAATCGGCCCGGTCCGGACGAACCTCGTCGCGTACGCCGTCCCCATCTTCGCCGCCATCACGGCGTGGATTCTGTTCGGGGAAGGAGTCACCCCCTCGACTGCCGTCGGCTTCCTCGTCGTCGTCACCGGCGTCGCGGTGCTCGAACGACAGGTCGTCAGGGAAGAACTCGGTCGCGTCTACCAGCGAATCAGCCACGTAGCGTAG
- a CDS encoding DUF2240 family protein yields MSLRVAVAAPFKQKGKRRIPEQAFVVALSLDRDWMSPDQAKRLLDVATGEGLVERADGELVADFDPESVEIPDDFTPEASLFQERSAFERALDAVVDAGHDRQETVAAVNQLQQELGVTADAAAVVYARRQGVDVDGAAAKARSELEG; encoded by the coding sequence ATGAGCCTCCGGGTCGCGGTCGCCGCGCCGTTCAAGCAGAAGGGCAAGCGCAGGATACCTGAACAGGCGTTCGTGGTGGCGCTGTCGCTGGACCGCGACTGGATGAGTCCCGACCAGGCCAAGCGCCTGCTGGACGTCGCGACCGGCGAGGGCCTCGTCGAGCGCGCGGACGGCGAACTCGTCGCGGACTTCGACCCCGAGAGCGTGGAGATTCCGGACGACTTCACGCCCGAGGCGTCGCTGTTCCAGGAGCGGTCGGCGTTCGAGCGCGCGCTCGACGCCGTGGTCGACGCCGGCCACGACCGACAAGAGACGGTCGCCGCGGTGAACCAGCTCCAGCAGGAGCTCGGGGTCACGGCTGACGCGGCGGCGGTCGTGTACGCGCGCCGGCAGGGCGTCGACGTGGACGGTGCGGCGGCGAAAGCACGCAGCGAACTGGAGGGCTAA